A window of Candidatus Deferrimicrobiaceae bacterium contains these coding sequences:
- the gptM gene encoding geopeptide radical SAM maturase — protein sequence MPLSRYHVCFSDPDRPGFSLLYSTKKGSLVRLADRRIAAIRNGNPTDAERATLGRLELWTDDPDAERTDMAGLVDRTNAASRRFAATVVLTLDCNLACPYCFEGNFRDGGTMDEATARLLVEVVVREQIGRGRDVEIRFYGGEPLMAVPRLKAIARPLQAAAASHGTQFSMSLVTNGTLLTRPRVEELLPLGLAGAQVTLDGSAAIHDRQRPYASGHGSYRDILANVAAVHDLVPLKLGGNFNPDNYRDFPRMLDDLLAAGVAPARLGPVQFAPILPRSGRPAVGDVCGCVSAGDDPWRIDAALFLREETLKRGFAVDKPAMGICMVELENRWVVDRNGALYKCPAFMGWPEMAVGTLAEGIGDFRDSHRLGFWQEDRCLDCRYLPLCFGGCRLLPMLREGAIDEPDCRKAYYDAALEKIVRMDQRYRIQAR from the coding sequence CGGAACGGTAACCCGACCGACGCCGAGCGCGCCACGCTGGGCCGGCTGGAACTGTGGACCGATGATCCGGACGCCGAGCGGACCGACATGGCCGGCCTCGTCGACCGCACCAATGCCGCAAGCCGCCGTTTCGCCGCGACGGTCGTCCTGACGCTGGACTGCAACCTGGCGTGCCCCTACTGCTTCGAGGGGAATTTTCGCGACGGGGGGACCATGGACGAGGCCACCGCCCGTCTGCTGGTGGAAGTCGTCGTCCGGGAACAGATCGGCCGGGGACGCGACGTGGAGATCCGCTTCTATGGCGGCGAGCCGCTGATGGCGGTCCCCCGCCTGAAGGCGATCGCCCGGCCGTTGCAGGCGGCGGCCGCTTCGCACGGAACGCAATTTTCCATGAGCCTGGTCACCAACGGCACGCTGCTGACCCGCCCGCGGGTCGAGGAACTGCTTCCGCTGGGACTGGCCGGCGCCCAGGTCACGCTGGACGGCTCTGCGGCGATCCACGACCGGCAGCGCCCGTACGCCTCCGGCCACGGGAGCTACCGGGATATCCTGGCCAACGTCGCCGCGGTCCACGATCTCGTGCCGCTCAAGCTCGGCGGCAATTTCAACCCCGACAATTACCGCGATTTTCCACGGATGCTGGACGACCTGCTGGCTGCCGGGGTCGCCCCCGCCCGGCTCGGCCCGGTCCAGTTCGCCCCGATCCTGCCCAGGTCGGGACGCCCGGCGGTCGGTGACGTCTGCGGGTGCGTTTCGGCCGGAGACGACCCGTGGCGAATCGATGCGGCGCTGTTCCTGCGGGAGGAGACGCTGAAGCGGGGCTTCGCGGTGGACAAGCCGGCGATGGGAATCTGCATGGTCGAGCTGGAAAACCGCTGGGTGGTCGACCGGAACGGGGCGCTGTACAAGTGCCCCGCATTCATGGGGTGGCCGGAAATGGCCGTGGGTACCTTGGCGGAGGGGATCGGCGATTTCCGCGACTCCCACCGCCTCGGATTCTGGCAGGAAGACCGATGCCTCGACTGCCGCTACCTGCCGCTTTGCTTCGGCGGCTGCCGGCTCCTTCCCATGCTTCGCGAGGGAGCCATCGACGAACCCGATTGCCGGAAGGCGTATTACGACGCCGCCCTGGAGAAGATCGTCCGGATGGACCAACGGTACCGAATTCAGGCCCGGTGA
- the argJ gene encoding bifunctional glutamate N-acetyltransferase/amino-acid acetyltransferase ArgJ, whose translation MKPVKTLRVPGFRGAGMACGLKKSGKPDLALVVSDRPCVSDVVFTKNKVFAAPVAWGKALKGRTAALRGIVANSGNANACTGADGLAAVRDTAAAACAALALPKDSLLVSSTGVIGVQLPVDKIVDAMPDLVGSLAVDGILQAADAIMTTDAFPKRGIRKVKLSGGTVTVGGIAKGAGMIAPNMGTMLAYLFTDAAVAVADLKRLFRDSVDRSFNRIVVDGDTSTNDTAAIFANGACGLPPLSGDDLAAFAAAVHDLLLDLALMIVRDGEGATRVVRIAVTGARNDADAEKATRAVATSPLVKTMVAGADANWGRVIAAVGRAGIPMDQDRASVSFAGETVLKPGMVIDTAAERRAAPKIRKEAYEIRVDLGPGPGSHYVYFSDLTHAYIDCNAGYRS comes from the coding sequence ATGAAACCGGTTAAAACGCTGCGTGTTCCGGGCTTCCGCGGGGCCGGCATGGCGTGCGGCCTCAAGAAGTCGGGCAAGCCCGACCTGGCGCTGGTCGTTTCCGACCGGCCGTGCGTGTCCGACGTCGTGTTCACGAAGAACAAGGTGTTCGCCGCGCCCGTCGCCTGGGGCAAGGCGCTTAAAGGGCGCACGGCGGCCTTGCGCGGCATCGTGGCCAACAGCGGAAACGCCAACGCCTGCACGGGCGCCGACGGTCTTGCGGCCGTGCGCGACACGGCCGCGGCGGCGTGCGCGGCGCTGGCGCTGCCGAAGGATTCGCTCCTCGTCTCGTCCACCGGCGTCATCGGCGTCCAGCTCCCGGTCGACAAGATCGTCGACGCGATGCCCGACCTGGTCGGGTCGCTTGCCGTCGACGGCATCCTGCAGGCGGCCGACGCGATCATGACCACCGACGCCTTCCCCAAGCGCGGCATCCGGAAGGTCAAGCTGTCCGGCGGCACGGTCACGGTCGGCGGCATCGCGAAGGGCGCCGGAATGATCGCCCCCAACATGGGCACCATGCTCGCCTACCTGTTCACCGACGCCGCCGTCGCGGTCGCAGACCTCAAGCGCCTCTTCCGCGACTCGGTCGACCGCTCCTTCAACCGTATCGTGGTCGACGGCGACACGAGCACCAACGACACCGCCGCCATCTTCGCCAACGGGGCGTGCGGGCTGCCGCCGCTTTCCGGCGACGACCTGGCGGCGTTCGCCGCGGCGGTCCACGACCTGCTGCTCGACCTCGCGCTCATGATCGTGCGCGACGGCGAGGGAGCGACGCGCGTGGTGCGCATCGCCGTCACGGGGGCGCGCAACGACGCCGACGCCGAGAAGGCGACGCGGGCGGTCGCGACCTCCCCGCTGGTCAAGACGATGGTCGCCGGCGCCGACGCCAACTGGGGGCGCGTCATCGCGGCCGTGGGGAGGGCCGGCATCCCGATGGACCAGGACCGCGCCTCGGTCTCGTTCGCGGGCGAGACCGTGCTCAAGCCGGGCATGGTCATCGATACCGCGGCCGAACGGCGCGCCGCGCCCAAGATCCGGAAAGAGGCCTACGAGATCCGCGTCGACCTCGGACCCGGTCCAGGCAGCCACTACGTTTATTTTTCAGACCTGACGCACGCTTATATCGACTGCAACGCGGGGTACCGCAGTTGA
- a CDS encoding patatin-like phospholipase family protein codes for MPVIDDMKSRFRSFILAAGAFLSACAHTPTPPVVVAPPPRPARIAVALGSGAAKGFAHIGVLKVLESQKIPIDMVVGTSAGSFVGALYASGYDAFTLQKMALAIERDDVADLGIPDVGFVKGEKLEAFVNKAVNNVPIEKLKIPFYAVATDLHKGQETVFGRGNTGQAVRASCSVPGVFRPVRIGDALYIDGGVVSPVAVDAARRMGADVVIAVDISGGGKDNPDPTGTIDAILTSVNIMYARLSERQLEKADVVIRPKVGHIASGDFTRRNDAIFEGEKAATAALPKIREILDTLRKAGRLP; via the coding sequence ATGCCCGTCATCGACGACATGAAGAGCAGGTTCCGTTCCTTCATCCTGGCGGCGGGCGCGTTCCTGTCCGCCTGCGCCCACACGCCCACCCCGCCGGTGGTCGTCGCGCCGCCCCCGCGGCCGGCCCGCATCGCCGTGGCGCTCGGCTCCGGCGCCGCCAAGGGATTCGCCCACATCGGCGTGCTCAAGGTGCTCGAGTCCCAGAAAATTCCGATCGACATGGTCGTGGGCACGAGCGCCGGCAGCTTCGTCGGGGCGCTCTACGCCTCGGGGTACGATGCCTTCACGCTCCAGAAGATGGCGCTCGCCATTGAGCGCGACGACGTGGCCGATCTGGGCATCCCCGACGTCGGCTTCGTCAAGGGCGAGAAGCTCGAGGCGTTCGTCAACAAGGCGGTGAACAACGTCCCGATCGAGAAGCTCAAGATCCCGTTCTACGCGGTGGCGACCGACCTGCACAAGGGTCAGGAGACGGTCTTCGGCCGGGGCAACACGGGGCAGGCGGTCCGCGCATCCTGTTCGGTGCCCGGCGTTTTTCGCCCGGTCCGGATCGGCGACGCGCTCTACATCGACGGCGGGGTCGTCAGCCCGGTCGCGGTCGACGCGGCCCGGCGCATGGGCGCCGACGTCGTCATCGCCGTCGACATCTCCGGCGGCGGCAAGGACAACCCCGACCCCACCGGCACGATCGACGCCATCCTCACCTCCGTCAACATCATGTACGCCCGCCTGTCCGAGCGGCAGCTCGAGAAGGCCGACGTCGTCATCCGTCCCAAGGTCGGCCACATCGCCTCGGGCGATTTCACGAGGCGCAACGACGCCATTTTCGAGGGCGAGAAGGCCGCCACGGCGGCGCTGCCCAAAATCCGCGAGATCCTCGACACGCTCCGAAAGGCCGGCCGCCTGCCGTAA